Below is a window of Candidatus Effluviviaceae Genus I sp. DNA.
TCCGCCTCGGAGTGAACGGCCACCGTGGGGATGTCGAGCTCCTTGCAGGCCCGCATCACCCGGAGGGCGATCTCACCCCTGTTCGCCACGAGGATCTTGCGGAACATCGCTGCCCTCGGCTCCCCGTCAGTCGGGCCTCACGAGGAAGAGCACCTGTCCGTACTCGATCGGCTGAGCGTTCTCCACGGCCACCTTCTCGATCGTGCCGGACACGTCGGACTCGATCTCGTTCATGAGCTTCATCGCCTCGACGATGCCGACGACCTGCCCCTTGTTGACGCGATCGCCGCGCTTCGCGTACGGGGGAGCCTCGGGCGACGGAGCAGCGTAGAACGTCCCGACCATCGGCGAGACGAC
It encodes the following:
- the accB gene encoding acetyl-CoA carboxylase biotin carboxyl carrier protein; the protein is MNRRRVEDLIRLVEDSEIQELTVEGLLTTIRIVKAGARAQEPEIVHFPQPAARAVPAAAQETEPETAESDSGLVPVVSPMVGTFYAAPSPEAPPYAKRGDRVNKGQVVGIVEAMKLMNEIESDVSGTIEKVAVENAQPIEYGQVLFLVRPD